A stretch of DNA from Skermanella mucosa:
ACCAGCATCTCGACCAGAGTGAAGCCGGCGGCTCCGCGATTTCGGCTGGTGACCGGCCGGAGATTCCTCATCGGGCGGGTCCCAGCTTCACCGTCTGAAGCGTGATCGCCTGTGCCCGGCCCCAGGTCACCGTCACGCTGACTTGATATGGCTCGACAGCGAGAGCCCCGGCGCCGCCCGGATGCGCGTCGGGGTACGGCTCGATGCCAGCTTTCCAGCGAAAGCCGTCTGCGAATGCTCCCCCCGTCTCTCCCGGAACCAGGGGGATCGTGATGCCGACCTCATCCATCTTGCTGCGGGCATGCAGGACAGCGGCACCCGTGCCTTCCGCTGCCGAGATGCCCCGCAGGCTGGTCGAGAATGCCTGCAGGGCGGCCAGCA
This window harbors:
- a CDS encoding type IV pilus modification PilV family protein, coding for MRFPGASGRRGAPRGAASGFTLIETLVAFTILSMALLAALQAFSTSLRGISAAEGTGAAVLHARSKMDEVGITIPLVPGETGGAFADGFRWKAGIEPYPDAHPGGAGALAVEPYQVSVTVTWGRAQAITLQTVKLGPAR